In bacterium, the following proteins share a genomic window:
- the hslU gene encoding ATP-dependent protease ATPase subunit HslU, producing MQIRQIEHTSAWTCPQTVAMLDRYIIGQADAKKAVAIALRNRWRRMQLTGEARREVVPNNIILIGPTGVGKTEIARRLSQLADLPFLKVEATKFTEKGYVGRDVDSMVRDLVEAGIALVRRRAESRHTVEIDAAVEESLVDILFPPLAGMKDDPERQARWERSREKIRSQLREGVLEDREVTVAGEQQRMPLANIFTSAGEEFDASIGESLRGMFPRQKTERRVPVAKARKLLREQEAEKRLDQDQITSEAIELVENGGIIFLDEIDKIAGGRGHSGGPDVSREGVQRDLLPIVEGSTVSTKYGPVKTDHVLFIAAGAFHMSKPSDLIPELQGRFPIRVELQSLDRADFVRILRDTEGSLIRQYQALLEVDGCRLTVTDDAMDELAGLAAELNKRMENIGARRLQTILAQLLDDVLYDVPESHRGDLAIDGAFVRERLGAIVRDEDLTRYIL from the coding sequence ATGCAGATCCGGCAGATTGAACACACCTCGGCGTGGACGTGCCCGCAGACGGTGGCGATGCTCGACCGCTACATCATCGGGCAGGCCGACGCGAAGAAGGCCGTGGCCATCGCCCTGCGCAACCGCTGGCGCCGGATGCAGCTGACCGGCGAGGCGCGCCGCGAGGTCGTGCCCAACAACATCATCCTGATCGGGCCGACGGGCGTGGGGAAGACGGAGATCGCGCGACGCCTGTCGCAGCTGGCGGACCTGCCGTTCCTCAAGGTCGAGGCCACGAAGTTCACCGAGAAGGGCTATGTCGGCCGCGATGTCGATTCGATGGTGCGGGACCTGGTCGAGGCCGGCATCGCACTGGTGCGACGTCGGGCTGAATCGCGGCACACGGTCGAGATCGACGCCGCCGTGGAGGAGTCGCTCGTGGACATCCTCTTCCCGCCCCTGGCCGGCATGAAGGACGACCCTGAACGGCAGGCGCGCTGGGAGCGCAGTCGCGAGAAGATCCGCTCGCAGCTGCGCGAAGGCGTGCTCGAGGACCGCGAGGTGACCGTGGCCGGCGAGCAGCAGCGGATGCCGCTCGCGAACATCTTCACCTCGGCCGGCGAGGAGTTCGACGCCTCGATCGGCGAGAGCCTGCGCGGCATGTTCCCGCGCCAGAAGACGGAACGCCGCGTGCCGGTGGCCAAGGCGCGCAAGCTGCTGCGCGAACAGGAGGCCGAGAAGCGGCTCGACCAGGACCAGATCACGTCCGAGGCGATCGAACTCGTCGAGAACGGCGGCATCATCTTCCTGGACGAGATCGACAAGATCGCCGGCGGGCGCGGCCACAGCGGCGGGCCCGACGTGAGTCGCGAGGGCGTGCAGCGCGACCTGCTGCCGATCGTCGAGGGGTCCACCGTCAGCACTAAGTACGGGCCGGTGAAGACGGACCACGTGCTGTTCATCGCGGCGGGCGCCTTCCACATGAGCAAGCCGAGCGACCTCATCCCCGAGCTGCAAGGCCGCTTCCCCATCCGCGTGGAACTGCAGAGCCTGGACCGCGCGGATTTCGTGCGCATCCTGCGCGACACCGAGGGTTCGCTGATCCGCCAGTACCAGGCGCTTCTCGAGGTCGACGGGTGCCGGCTGACGGTGACCGATGACGCCATGGACGAACTGGCCGGGCTGGCGGCCGAGCTGAACAAGCGGATGGAGAACATCGGCGCCAGGCGGCTGCAGACGATTCTCGCCCAGCTGCTGGACGACGTGCTGTACGACGTTCCCGAGTCGCACCGCGGCGACCTGGCCATCGACGGCGCCTTCGTCCGCGAGCGGCTCGGCGCCATCGTGCGCGACGAGGACCTCACGCGCTACATCCTGTAG
- the argF gene encoding ornithine carbamoyltransferase produces MADKRDFLAIDDYTLPELRAILDLAKQTKPLARAHTLPHTHPNRVLACVFAKPSLRTRISFEVAFRQLGGQTMFITDKEIGMGTRESVHDVAKVLSRMCDGIMIRWFDHDEVVQLAKHATVPVINGLTDLNHPCQVMADILTVEEHLGTIEGKNVVMVGDGNNLAVSWLNAAIRFPFNFILACPKGYEPNEAIVAKAEAAGASFCITNDPQEAVEGAHVIYGDAFYSMGQEEEAVKRRKDFANFQISAPLLKAAHKDHIVLHCLPAHRNQEITDEVMDGPQSVVFDEAENRLHAQRAILATLIK; encoded by the coding sequence GTGGCGGACAAGCGGGATTTCCTGGCGATCGACGACTACACGCTGCCCGAGTTGCGGGCGATTCTCGACCTCGCGAAGCAGACCAAGCCCCTGGCGCGGGCGCACACGCTGCCCCACACGCATCCCAACCGGGTGCTGGCCTGCGTGTTCGCCAAGCCCAGCCTGCGCACGCGCATCAGCTTCGAGGTCGCGTTCCGCCAGCTCGGCGGCCAGACGATGTTCATCACCGACAAGGAAATCGGGATGGGCACGCGCGAGTCGGTGCACGACGTCGCCAAGGTGCTCAGCCGCATGTGCGACGGCATCATGATCCGCTGGTTCGACCATGACGAGGTGGTGCAGCTGGCGAAGCACGCCACGGTGCCGGTGATCAACGGGCTCACCGACCTGAACCATCCCTGCCAGGTGATGGCCGACATCCTGACCGTCGAGGAGCACCTCGGCACCATCGAGGGCAAGAACGTGGTCATGGTCGGCGACGGCAACAACCTGGCCGTGAGCTGGCTGAACGCCGCGATCCGCTTTCCATTCAACTTCATCCTCGCCTGCCCTAAGGGCTACGAGCCGAACGAGGCCATCGTCGCCAAGGCCGAGGCCGCCGGCGCCTCCTTCTGCATCACCAACGACCCGCAGGAAGCGGTCGAGGGCGCCCATGTCATCTACGGCGACGCCTTCTACAGCATGGGCCAGGAGGAAGAGGCCGTGAAGCGCCGGAAGGACTTCGCGAACTTCCAGATCTCGGCACCGCTGCTGAAGGCCGCGCACAAGGACCACATCGTGCTGCACTGCCTGCCCGCCCACCGCAACCAGGAGATCACCGACGAGGTGATGGACGGCCCGCAGTCGGTGGTGTTCGACGAGGCCGAGAACCGGCTTCATGCCCAGCGCGCCATCCTGGCGACGCTCATCAAGTAG
- a CDS encoding diaminopimelate epimerase yields MDPAHAPFRLPFVKMHGAGNDFIMVDHRVLSAGLADGKLDGELIAALCDRRKGVGADGLIIIGPGSAAGTSFRMTYFNSDGGEAEMCGNGARCSVAHAHHLGLAGRECRFDTWSGELSGWVHGPGDIEITLPAWRNLDLAVALTDTPWDLHASCNTGVPHLVIPVADVDAVDLVQWGPRLRRHPLFGAAGTNVNWVSPDGPRGAWRIRTYERGVEAETLACGTGASASAVILCALGRAESPVRLHTRGGDVLAVAVDREAGALRLRGPALVAFEGEVVLDG; encoded by the coding sequence ATGGATCCCGCCCACGCGCCGTTCCGCCTGCCCTTCGTGAAGATGCACGGGGCCGGCAACGATTTCATCATGGTCGACCACCGCGTGCTCTCGGCGGGCCTGGCCGACGGGAAGCTCGACGGCGAACTCATCGCGGCGCTCTGCGACCGGCGCAAGGGTGTCGGCGCCGACGGGCTGATCATCATCGGCCCCGGTTCCGCCGCGGGCACGTCGTTCCGCATGACGTACTTCAACTCCGACGGGGGCGAGGCCGAGATGTGCGGCAACGGCGCCCGTTGCAGCGTGGCCCACGCCCACCACCTGGGCCTGGCCGGCCGCGAGTGCCGCTTCGACACCTGGTCCGGCGAGCTTTCCGGCTGGGTGCACGGACCGGGGGATATCGAGATCACGCTGCCTGCCTGGCGCAACCTGGACCTGGCCGTTGCGCTCACCGACACGCCCTGGGACCTGCATGCGTCCTGCAATACCGGCGTGCCCCACCTGGTGATCCCCGTGGCCGATGTCGACGCCGTCGACCTTGTCCAGTGGGGCCCGCGCCTGCGCCGGCACCCGCTGTTCGGCGCCGCCGGGACCAATGTGAACTGGGTCTCGCCCGATGGCCCGCGCGGCGCCTGGCGCATCCGCACCTACGAACGCGGGGTCGAGGCCGAGACCCTGGCCTGCGGCACTGGCGCCTCGGCAAGCGCCGTGATACTCTGCGCGCTGGGCCGGGCCGAGAGTCCCGTCCGGCTGCATACCCGCGGCGGCGACGTGCTTGCCGTGGCCGTCGACCGCGAAGCCGGCGCGTTGCGCCTGCGCGGTCCGGCCCTGGTGGCGTTCGAAGGCGAGGTCGTTCTCGATGGCTGA
- a CDS encoding 4-hydroxy-tetrahydrodipicolinate synthase: MADKTWAMPDGVYTALVTPFTADGAVDRAAWRRLVQRQVDGGVAGVVPVGCTGEAAVLTREEREWLVRTAVEVCKGRCAVVAGSGSNCTRESISQTRDVKAWGADAAMLISPYYNKPQQAGLLAHYRAIARAVDIPQVIYNVPGRTAVNILPETVAQLAAEPNVVALKEASGNLAQIEDAIARCDLKVYSGDDGLNFSIYGLGAAGAISVVSNLLPGTLTRMWKAFAAGDLNRAWPLARSLDPVCNACFVETNPVPVKELLSMAGLCRRDPRLPLVPVSEKSLTRLVQFYEGTLAAMLAQDTTGGAA, from the coding sequence ATGGCTGACAAGACCTGGGCGATGCCCGATGGCGTCTACACGGCGCTCGTCACGCCGTTCACGGCGGACGGCGCGGTGGACCGCGCGGCCTGGCGCCGGTTGGTGCAACGGCAGGTGGACGGCGGCGTGGCCGGCGTGGTTCCCGTCGGCTGCACCGGCGAGGCAGCCGTGCTCACGCGCGAGGAACGGGAGTGGCTCGTGCGGACCGCCGTGGAGGTTTGCAAGGGGCGCTGCGCCGTCGTGGCCGGCTCCGGCTCCAACTGCACCCGCGAGTCGATTTCCCAGACGCGCGATGTCAAGGCCTGGGGCGCCGACGCGGCGATGCTGATCTCGCCCTACTACAACAAGCCGCAGCAGGCCGGCCTGCTCGCGCACTACCGGGCCATCGCACGTGCCGTCGACATCCCGCAGGTGATCTACAACGTGCCCGGCCGCACGGCCGTGAATATCCTGCCCGAGACCGTGGCGCAGCTGGCAGCCGAGCCGAACGTGGTCGCGCTCAAGGAAGCGAGCGGCAACCTGGCCCAGATCGAGGACGCCATCGCCCGCTGTGACCTCAAGGTCTACTCGGGTGACGACGGGCTGAACTTCAGCATCTACGGGCTCGGCGCCGCCGGCGCGATCAGCGTCGTGAGCAACCTGCTGCCGGGCACCCTGACCCGCATGTGGAAGGCGTTCGCCGCCGGCGACCTCAACCGCGCCTGGCCGCTGGCGCGCAGCCTCGACCCGGTCTGCAACGCCTGCTTCGTGGAGACGAACCCGGTGCCGGTGAAGGAACTGCTGTCGATGGCCGGCCTCTGCCGCCGCGACCCCCGCCTGCCGCTGGTGCCGGTGTCCGAGAAGAGCCTGACGCGGCTGGTCCAGTTCTACGAGGGCACGCTTGCGGCCATGCTGGCGCAGGACACCACCGGAGGCGCCGCGTGA
- a CDS encoding 4-hydroxy-tetrahydrodipicolinate reductase: protein MTATLPLAVVVHGAEGRMGRLVAALVEAAPDCALVGLVTEPGRLVPAGVLHPTLPAIGQDAMAMLLPSGCVIIDFSLAPALPGLLAAADLLDAHLVSGTTGFTAEQHALLQRHAESHPVVHATNFSIGIPALQMVLQLLARTLPAGFDAELVETHHTAKLDRPSGTARTLAEAWQRARGGAPAPVHSQRIGGVVGEHTWTIGDQEETLVLTHRAQSRSAFLRGVLPAVRFVAGRERGLYGLGDVLQDLGQRDSDR from the coding sequence GTGACCGCCACGCTGCCGCTGGCCGTCGTCGTCCATGGAGCCGAGGGCCGCATGGGGCGCCTGGTGGCGGCGTTGGTCGAGGCGGCGCCGGATTGTGCGCTCGTCGGCCTGGTGACCGAACCCGGCCGCCTGGTGCCGGCCGGCGTGTTGCACCCGACCCTGCCCGCCATCGGCCAGGACGCGATGGCGATGCTGCTGCCGTCCGGCTGCGTCATCATTGATTTCTCGCTGGCACCCGCGCTGCCCGGCCTGCTGGCGGCGGCGGACCTGCTCGATGCGCACCTGGTCAGCGGCACGACCGGCTTCACGGCCGAGCAGCACGCGCTGCTGCAGCGCCACGCGGAGTCGCACCCGGTTGTCCACGCCACGAATTTCAGCATCGGCATCCCGGCACTGCAGATGGTCCTTCAGCTGCTGGCGCGGACGCTGCCCGCCGGTTTCGACGCGGAGCTGGTGGAGACGCACCACACGGCCAAGCTCGACCGGCCGAGCGGCACGGCGCGCACGCTGGCCGAGGCCTGGCAGCGCGCCCGCGGCGGCGCTCCGGCGCCGGTGCATTCGCAACGAATCGGCGGCGTGGTCGGTGAGCACACGTGGACGATCGGCGACCAGGAGGAGACCCTCGTGCTGACGCACCGTGCGCAGTCACGGAGTGCCTTCCTGCGCGGCGTGCTCCCGGCGGTGCGCTTCGTCGCCGGCCGCGAACGCGGCCTGTACGGGCTGGGGGATGTGCTGCAGGACCTCGGGCAGCGGGACAGCGACCGTTGA
- the rpsT gene encoding 30S ribosomal protein S20, translated as MPHHKSCKKRLITSQKRNERNRANRSLMRSRIKAFRAAGTEEKTSSLSEMYSLVDVQARKGLMPKKRAARLKSRLAAASLKPATK; from the coding sequence GTGCCCCATCACAAGAGTTGTAAGAAGCGCCTGATCACGAGCCAGAAGCGCAACGAGCGCAACCGGGCCAACCGCTCGCTGATGCGGTCCAGGATCAAGGCGTTCCGCGCTGCCGGCACCGAGGAAAAGACGTCGTCGCTGTCCGAAATGTACAGCCTCGTCGACGTGCAGGCGCGCAAGGGTCTCATGCCGAAGAAGCGGGCCGCCCGGCTGAAGAGCCGCCTGGCCGCCGCCTCGCTGAAGCCCGCCACCAAGTAA
- the uvrC gene encoding excinuclease ABC subunit UvrC has translation MREKLAALPAAPGVYLHKNRQGRVIYVGKAARLNQRVRSYFQAGADHDPKTGTLVRQIGDFDFIVTETAADALILEDQLIKEYRPKYNIRLTDDKAYPYLRVTLNEPFPRVEVVRRLERDGARYFGPFTDVHAMRETLKFAAGAFQVRTCHLGLPEQTVDRACLDWQIGRCSAPCVGYDDQQSYREKVSRLVRFLSGAEDEVLAELRTQMAQMATDRRYEEAARLRDRVARLDRTISHSRPVSGVSGDVDLVGIARDGEDASGVVMRVRSGRILTTHHFLLTDRLDRGLGDIMAQLLREYYPRAGDIPAEILLSHAVEDVEDWNLWLRRLRDGACALKVPVRGARHQAVDLARTNAAFKLRQAAVNRHLRPSRKVTPADIELQEALDLHTVPDTIECFDISNFQGRETVASLVYFKGGEPLKSRYRRFRIRTVEGCDDFASMGEVLDRHYGKLAATGGEPADLIVVDGGAGQLGVAREVLARHGFHSAQLIGLAKREETIHRENGTISLSRRSEALKLLQRVRDEAHRFAITYHRLLRDRKTTASELDLVPGIGRIKKLALLYHFGSVAQVRAASAAELSEVRGLNRHDVATLLAFFAARSGPAADEP, from the coding sequence GTGCGCGAGAAACTCGCCGCCCTCCCGGCGGCCCCCGGCGTCTACCTGCACAAGAACCGCCAGGGCCGGGTCATCTACGTCGGCAAGGCCGCGCGCCTGAACCAGCGCGTGCGGTCCTATTTCCAGGCCGGCGCCGACCACGACCCCAAGACCGGCACCCTCGTGCGCCAGATCGGCGATTTCGACTTCATCGTCACCGAGACCGCTGCCGATGCGCTGATCCTCGAGGACCAGCTCATCAAGGAGTATCGGCCCAAATACAACATCCGCCTGACGGACGACAAGGCGTACCCGTACCTGCGCGTGACCCTCAACGAGCCCTTCCCGCGCGTGGAGGTGGTGCGCCGCCTCGAACGTGACGGCGCCCGCTATTTCGGGCCCTTCACCGACGTGCACGCGATGCGCGAGACGCTCAAGTTCGCGGCCGGCGCCTTCCAGGTGCGCACCTGCCACCTGGGGCTGCCGGAGCAGACCGTCGACCGGGCCTGCCTGGACTGGCAGATCGGCCGCTGCAGCGCGCCCTGCGTGGGATACGACGACCAGCAGTCGTACCGCGAGAAGGTGAGCCGGCTGGTGCGCTTCCTGTCCGGCGCCGAGGACGAGGTGCTCGCCGAACTGCGCACGCAGATGGCGCAGATGGCCACCGACCGGCGCTACGAGGAGGCCGCCAGGCTGCGCGATCGTGTGGCGCGGCTCGACCGCACGATCAGCCATAGCCGCCCCGTCTCGGGCGTCAGCGGCGACGTCGACCTGGTCGGAATCGCCCGCGACGGCGAGGACGCCTCCGGCGTGGTGATGCGCGTGCGCAGCGGCCGCATCCTGACCACGCACCATTTCCTGCTGACCGACCGGCTGGACCGCGGGCTCGGCGACATCATGGCCCAGCTCCTGCGCGAGTACTATCCGCGCGCCGGCGATATCCCGGCCGAGATCCTGCTGTCACATGCCGTGGAGGACGTGGAGGACTGGAACCTCTGGCTGCGCCGCCTGCGTGACGGCGCCTGCGCCCTCAAGGTGCCGGTGCGCGGGGCACGCCACCAGGCGGTGGACCTCGCACGGACGAACGCCGCCTTCAAGCTGCGGCAGGCAGCCGTGAACCGGCACCTGCGCCCGTCGCGCAAGGTGACGCCCGCCGACATCGAACTGCAGGAGGCGCTCGACCTGCACACCGTGCCGGACACGATCGAGTGCTTCGACATCTCGAACTTCCAGGGCCGCGAGACGGTGGCATCGCTGGTCTACTTCAAGGGCGGCGAACCGCTGAAGAGCCGATACCGGCGCTTCCGCATCCGCACCGTTGAGGGCTGCGACGACTTTGCCAGCATGGGCGAGGTGCTCGACCGCCACTACGGCAAGCTGGCCGCGACAGGCGGCGAGCCGGCCGACCTGATCGTCGTCGACGGTGGGGCCGGACAGCTCGGCGTGGCGCGCGAGGTGCTGGCCAGGCACGGCTTCCACAGCGCACAGCTGATCGGCCTGGCCAAGCGCGAGGAGACGATCCACCGGGAGAACGGGACCATCAGCCTGTCCCGTCGCAGCGAAGCGTTGAAGCTGCTGCAGCGCGTGCGCGACGAGGCGCATCGTTTCGCGATCACCTACCACCGCCTGCTGCGCGACCGCAAGACGACCGCCAGCGAACTGGACCTCGTGCCCGGCATCGGGCGCATCAAGAAGCTCGCGCTGCTGTACCATTTCGGTTCCGTGGCGCAGGTGCGGGCGGCCTCGGCCGCCGAGTTGTCGGAGGTGCGCGGCCTGAACCGCCACGATGTCGCCACCCTGCTGGCCTTCTTCGCCGCGCGCTCCGGGCCGGCTGCGGACGAGCCATGA
- a CDS encoding site-specific tyrosine recombinase XerD: MSRSDEREKRWDEAVDNFLGHAGVEKGLAAATLEAQRHDLERLRAWATESGLSGPEAVSDSNLRAFLLASSHDLAATSRARLLSTLRSFFRFLQAEGRLKGDPTATIIAPKRGRHLPDVLGVAQVERLLEWGDASPPGLRDRAALELLYGCGCRVSELCGLDVADLDRAEAVVRLRGKGSKERQVPVGEPALAAVAAYLQGGRPHLAGKRPSPALLLNQRGGRLSRVSVWSLLKKAGAAAGLPATISPHTLRHSYATHLLEGGADLRVVQELLGHADISTTEIYTHVDRAWLAEAWRSAHPRSGRR, from the coding sequence ATGAGCCGCAGCGACGAACGCGAGAAGCGCTGGGACGAGGCCGTGGACAACTTCCTCGGCCACGCCGGCGTCGAGAAGGGCCTGGCGGCGGCGACGCTCGAGGCGCAGCGACACGATCTTGAACGCCTGCGCGCCTGGGCCACCGAGTCCGGGTTGTCCGGCCCCGAGGCTGTCAGCGACAGCAACCTGCGTGCGTTTCTTCTGGCCAGTTCCCACGACCTCGCGGCGACCTCGCGTGCACGTCTGCTGTCCACGCTGCGCTCGTTCTTCCGCTTCCTGCAGGCCGAAGGCCGCCTCAAGGGTGATCCCACCGCGACCATCATCGCGCCCAAGCGGGGTCGCCACCTGCCCGACGTGCTCGGCGTGGCCCAGGTCGAGCGGCTGCTGGAGTGGGGCGATGCCTCGCCGCCCGGCCTGCGCGACCGGGCAGCGCTGGAACTGCTCTACGGCTGCGGCTGCCGGGTCAGTGAACTCTGCGGCCTCGACGTCGCCGACCTTGACCGGGCCGAGGCGGTGGTGCGGCTGCGCGGCAAGGGCAGCAAGGAGCGGCAGGTGCCGGTCGGCGAGCCGGCCCTGGCCGCCGTCGCGGCCTACCTGCAGGGCGGCAGGCCGCACCTGGCAGGGAAGCGCCCGAGCCCGGCCCTGCTGCTGAACCAGCGCGGCGGCCGGCTGTCGCGCGTGTCGGTGTGGTCGCTGCTCAAGAAGGCGGGCGCGGCTGCCGGCCTGCCGGCCACGATCTCCCCGCATACGCTGCGGCACAGCTACGCCACGCACCTGCTCGAAGGCGGGGCCGACCTGCGCGTGGTGCAGGAACTGCTGGGCCACGCCGACATCTCCACCACCGAGATCTACACCCACGTGGACCGCGCCTGGCTGGCAGAGGCCTGGCGCTCGGCCCATCCGCGGTCCGGCCGCCGCTGA